A single Actinomadura algeriensis DNA region contains:
- a CDS encoding CGNR zinc finger domain-containing protein translates to MLDDQALLQALNSTPVVDGRDMDLWRDDNELDRWAREHGGSGGDEERRWLRVARDALQAVESGKAGESRLHRVLADVRKVPRPGPSGIEWHLEVPPERRLAVELVLAWADVKERMPGRLRPCGNPDCRLFLLDRSRAGTARWCSMKTCGNRLKARRHQARTRETPRPE, encoded by the coding sequence GTGCTGGACGACCAAGCCCTGCTGCAGGCGCTCAACAGCACTCCGGTCGTGGACGGCCGCGACATGGACCTGTGGCGCGACGACAACGAGCTGGACAGGTGGGCGCGCGAGCACGGCGGTTCCGGCGGTGACGAGGAGCGCCGGTGGCTGCGCGTCGCCCGGGACGCGCTTCAGGCGGTGGAGTCGGGCAAGGCGGGGGAGTCGCGGCTGCACCGAGTCCTCGCGGACGTCCGCAAGGTGCCGCGGCCCGGCCCGTCCGGGATCGAATGGCACCTGGAGGTGCCGCCGGAACGCAGACTCGCCGTGGAACTCGTGCTCGCGTGGGCGGACGTCAAGGAGCGCATGCCCGGCCGTCTGCGGCCGTGCGGGAATCCCGACTGCCGCCTCTTCCTCCTGGACCGCAGCCGTGCCGGCACCGCACGGTGGTGCTCCATGAAGACCTGCGGGAACCGGCTCAAAGCCCGGCGGCACCAGGCCCGGACACGGGAAACCCCGCGACCCGAGTAG
- a CDS encoding DUF3140 domain-containing protein, with translation MNERISAEAELAWEDFHRLVNMTSDELRTWLLTDASGEEAFPEAGEGPGVSELGARVVDILRKRKVDLTDGDAEVMQEVVDYVEEHLDNPPPEENLDERWRHELMSVGHDPLRPEPSSA, from the coding sequence ATGAACGAACGGATATCGGCCGAGGCGGAGCTGGCCTGGGAGGACTTCCACCGGCTCGTGAACATGACCTCGGACGAGCTGCGCACGTGGCTGCTGACCGACGCGTCGGGTGAGGAGGCGTTCCCCGAGGCGGGTGAGGGGCCCGGAGTGTCGGAGCTCGGCGCCCGGGTGGTGGACATTCTGCGCAAGCGGAAGGTCGACCTGACCGACGGGGACGCCGAGGTGATGCAGGAGGTCGTCGACTACGTGGAGGAACACCTGGACAACCCTCCGCCGGAGGAGAACCTGGACGAGCGGTGGCGGCACGAGCTGATGAGCGTGGGCCACGATCCGCTGCGTCCCGAACCGTCCAGCGCATAG
- a CDS encoding MerR family transcriptional regulator, translating into MPDADTTGLTVGQVSARLGVTVRALHHWDETGLARPSLRTAAGYRLYTPADLERLHRVVVYRELGVGLDEIRTFLDDPTTDVPGALRAQRTRLTERIERLQRLGGELDRMIDAQERGPLLTAEQQAAIFGADWNPDWPVQARRRYADTPQWLQYAERAASRDPEDWQAIADAVTDLDRALADAMDAGAAPGTPEANRLAERHREVFAAYFPLTIEMQVLLGRTFESDPGFAAHYDTVRAGLAAWFRQIIDANARAHGIDPDTATWR; encoded by the coding sequence ATGCCTGATGCCGACACCACGGGCCTGACCGTCGGGCAGGTCTCGGCGCGCCTGGGCGTGACGGTCCGCGCGCTGCACCACTGGGACGAGACCGGCCTGGCGCGCCCGTCGCTGCGCACGGCCGCCGGGTACCGGCTCTACACGCCCGCCGACCTCGAACGCCTGCACCGCGTCGTCGTCTACCGCGAACTCGGCGTCGGCCTGGACGAGATCCGGACGTTTCTGGACGACCCGACCACGGACGTCCCCGGCGCGCTGCGCGCCCAGCGCACCCGGCTCACCGAACGGATCGAACGTCTCCAGCGGCTCGGCGGCGAACTGGACCGGATGATCGACGCCCAGGAGCGCGGCCCGCTGCTGACCGCCGAGCAGCAGGCCGCGATCTTCGGCGCCGATTGGAATCCGGACTGGCCCGTCCAGGCCCGCCGGCGCTACGCGGACACGCCCCAATGGCTGCAGTACGCCGAACGCGCGGCCTCGCGCGACCCGGAGGACTGGCAGGCCATCGCCGACGCCGTCACCGACCTCGACCGAGCCCTGGCGGACGCGATGGACGCCGGTGCGGCCCCCGGCACCCCGGAAGCGAACCGCCTCGCCGAACGGCACCGCGAAGTGTTCGCCGCGTACTTCCCGCTGACCATCGAGATGCAGGTCCTCCTGGGCCGCACGTTCGAGTCCGACCCGGGATTCGCCGCCCACTACGACACCGTCCGCGCGGGACTGGCCGCGTGGTTCCGCCAGATCATCGACGCCAACGCACGCGCCCACGGCATCGACCCGGACACCGCCACCTGGCGATGA
- a CDS encoding phosphoribosylaminoimidazolesuccinocarboxamide synthase: protein MELVHSGKVRDVYADGDELILVASDRVSVYDVVLPTTVPDKGKILTRLSLWWFEQLGDIIPNHVVSATDVPDEWEGRAIRCRRLSMLPVEWIARGYLTGLGLKQYEQDGSVSGIALPDGLVEASKLPDPIFTPTTKATEGHDEFITYDDVVAEIGADTAERLRDVTLAIYRRGAELARERGIIIADTKLEFGRAADGTLVLGDEVLTPDSSRFWPADDYAPGRAQDSLDKQFVRDWSSTLDWDRTPPGPEIPAHVVEATRARYINVYERLTGTTWSS, encoded by the coding sequence ATGGAACTCGTCCACTCGGGCAAGGTCAGGGACGTCTACGCCGACGGGGACGAACTGATCCTCGTCGCGTCCGACCGGGTCAGCGTGTACGACGTCGTGCTGCCGACGACCGTCCCCGACAAGGGGAAGATCCTGACGCGGCTCTCGCTGTGGTGGTTCGAGCAGCTCGGCGACATCATCCCGAACCACGTCGTGTCGGCGACGGACGTGCCGGACGAGTGGGAGGGCCGGGCGATCCGGTGCCGGCGGCTGTCGATGCTGCCCGTCGAGTGGATCGCCCGCGGCTACCTCACCGGCCTCGGGCTGAAGCAGTACGAACAGGACGGCTCGGTGTCGGGGATCGCGCTGCCGGACGGGCTCGTCGAGGCGTCGAAGCTCCCCGACCCGATCTTCACCCCGACGACGAAGGCGACCGAGGGGCACGACGAGTTCATCACCTACGACGACGTCGTAGCCGAGATCGGCGCCGACACCGCCGAACGGCTGCGCGACGTCACGCTCGCGATCTACCGGCGCGGCGCCGAACTCGCGCGCGAGCGGGGCATCATCATCGCCGACACCAAGCTCGAGTTCGGCCGCGCCGCCGACGGGACGCTCGTCCTCGGCGACGAGGTCCTCACGCCCGACTCGTCCCGCTTCTGGCCCGCGGACGACTACGCGCCCGGACGCGCGCAGGACTCCCTCGACAAGCAGTTCGTCCGCGACTGGAGCAGCACCCTCGACTGGGACCGCACCCCGCCCGGCCCCGAGATTCCGGCGCACGTCGTCGAAGCGACCCGCGCCCGCTACATCAACGTCTACGAACGCCTCACCGGCACCACCTGGTCGTCCTGA
- a CDS encoding maltokinase N-terminal cap-like domain-containing protein, which translates to MAVVYRTTLRPTKLELLAAWLPTRPWYSGTGDPEPVDAGGFRLDDPAGEVGIEFKIVTDPSGTYLVPLTYRGAPLDGAEHALVGTMEHGVLGRRWAYDGCHDPVLVAQLLALIEGRVEAQAQSVSDTPDREVTRSHTGGGFSAADFTTATDDREGTELPGPRGTTLRLHRVLRPSTDGPPEAAGHVAGSWRTPDGTRATGPFAVLHTAP; encoded by the coding sequence ATGGCCGTCGTCTACCGAACGACCCTCCGGCCGACCAAGCTGGAACTGCTCGCCGCCTGGCTCCCCACCCGGCCCTGGTACTCCGGCACGGGCGACCCGGAACCGGTCGACGCGGGCGGTTTCCGGCTGGACGACCCGGCGGGCGAGGTCGGGATCGAGTTCAAGATCGTCACCGACCCGTCCGGCACCTACCTGGTCCCGCTCACCTATCGCGGCGCCCCGCTCGACGGCGCGGAGCACGCCCTCGTCGGCACCATGGAGCACGGCGTGCTGGGGCGGCGCTGGGCCTACGACGGCTGCCACGACCCGGTGCTGGTCGCCCAGCTGCTGGCCCTGATCGAGGGACGGGTCGAGGCGCAGGCCCAGAGCGTCAGCGACACCCCCGACCGCGAAGTCACCCGCTCCCACACCGGCGGCGGGTTCTCCGCCGCGGACTTCACCACCGCCACCGACGACCGGGAGGGCACCGAACTGCCCGGCCCGCGCGGCACGACGCTCCGCCTGCACCGCGTCCTGCGCCCGTCCACCGACGGCCCGCCCGAAGCGGCGGGACACGTCGCCGGTTCCTGGCGCACCCCGGACGGCACCCGCGCGACGGGCCCGTTCGCCGTCCTGCACACCGCTCCCTGA
- a CDS encoding MerR family transcriptional regulator — translation MRIGEVARCAGVSTRAVRYYEQQGLVHADRDHNGYRVYGPESIGLVREIARLLRLGLNTDDVAMFVGCLGRDEPPSKECVDLLRIYSERLGALNERIRALTEIRDRLATETDRIAEHLAGE, via the coding sequence ATGCGGATCGGTGAGGTCGCGCGGTGCGCGGGCGTGTCGACGCGGGCGGTTCGGTACTACGAGCAGCAGGGGCTCGTGCACGCCGACCGTGACCACAACGGGTACCGGGTGTACGGGCCGGAGAGCATCGGGCTGGTCCGGGAGATCGCCCGGTTGCTGCGGCTGGGACTCAACACCGACGACGTCGCGATGTTCGTCGGCTGCCTCGGACGGGACGAGCCGCCGTCGAAGGAGTGCGTCGACCTCCTGCGCATCTACTCCGAACGGCTGGGCGCGCTGAACGAACGGATCCGGGCGCTCACGGAGATACGGGACCGGCTGGCGACCGAGACCGACCGGATCGCCGAACACCTGGCGGGCGAGTAG
- a CDS encoding DUF397 domain-containing protein: MDLKNALWRKSSRSTNNGGHCVELASAAAGVAVRDSKDPGLACSSTAGRSRG; encoded by the coding sequence ATGGACTTGAAGAACGCTCTCTGGCGTAAGAGCAGCCGCAGCACCAACAACGGCGGCCACTGCGTCGAACTCGCGTCGGCTGCCGCCGGTGTCGCCGTGCGGGACAGCAAGGATCCGGGCCTTGCCTGCTCGTCCACCGCCGGGCGTTCGCGGGGTTGA
- a CDS encoding alpha/beta fold hydrolase has translation MVSEHARTRDGRELHLERHGTGRPVVVFESGAGASRNMWGTVVPAISGRATAVVYDRSGLGRSPADPAPRTLARLVADLHDLLDHLGDGPFILVGHDWGGPIVRCVAAERPERVTGLLLVDQDDEASDHYFMPGTRRRMRLSALTDPAAARLGLFRFNLGRLAGKLPEPAATALREEDGTLEATRVQMAEMSTFIDDLQRLRDDPPKLPDVPVTLISGRRSGSFGGGGRASLNTAHRARAETLPRGRHIVAEKSGYLVPFTEPGLLVREILRIMDVTR, from the coding sequence ATGGTCAGCGAGCACGCCCGGACGCGCGACGGCCGCGAGCTCCACCTCGAACGGCACGGCACGGGGCGTCCCGTCGTCGTGTTCGAGTCGGGCGCCGGGGCGTCCCGCAACATGTGGGGGACGGTCGTCCCCGCGATCTCCGGACGGGCGACCGCGGTCGTCTACGACCGCAGCGGCCTCGGCCGCAGCCCCGCCGACCCCGCGCCCCGCACGCTGGCCCGCCTCGTCGCGGACCTGCACGACCTCCTCGACCACCTCGGCGACGGCCCGTTCATCCTCGTCGGGCACGACTGGGGCGGCCCGATCGTCCGGTGCGTCGCCGCCGAGCGGCCCGAACGCGTCACCGGGCTTCTCCTCGTCGACCAGGACGACGAGGCGAGCGACCACTACTTCATGCCGGGCACCAGGCGCCGGATGCGGCTCAGCGCGCTCACCGACCCCGCCGCCGCCCGGCTCGGGCTGTTCCGGTTCAACCTCGGCCGGCTGGCCGGCAAGCTCCCCGAACCCGCCGCGACCGCACTGCGCGAGGAGGACGGCACCCTGGAGGCCACGCGCGTCCAGATGGCGGAGATGAGCACCTTCATCGACGACCTGCAGCGCCTCCGCGACGACCCCCCGAAGCTCCCGGACGTCCCCGTCACCCTCATCTCGGGCCGCCGCTCCGGCTCCTTCGGCGGCGGGGGCCGCGCCTCCCTCAACACCGCGCACCGGGCCCGCGCCGAGACGCTCCCCCGCGGCCGACACATCGTCGCGGAGAAGTCCGGCTACCTCGTCCCGTTCACCGAACCGGGCCTGCTCGTCCGCGAGATCCTCCGCATCATGGACGTCACGCGCTGA
- a CDS encoding VOC family protein: MSDYYDAFETSPVPTPGPDAVPPEPFRGIYGMPAFATIPTNDLAASTDFWTRGLGFIELFAIPGTLVHLRRWAFQDVLLVASDDVPEQAPAMSLSFACVLGQVDGLVESCRALRPDSVDGPRDTPWNTRDIEVITPENARIVLTAAKPFDPASQEARNLAAMGINPPSTTDNGEHA; the protein is encoded by the coding sequence ATGAGCGACTACTACGACGCCTTCGAGACGAGCCCCGTCCCCACCCCCGGCCCGGACGCGGTCCCCCCGGAACCCTTCCGCGGCATCTACGGAATGCCCGCGTTCGCGACGATCCCCACGAACGACCTGGCGGCGTCCACCGACTTCTGGACCCGCGGTCTCGGGTTCATCGAGCTGTTCGCCATCCCCGGCACGCTCGTGCACCTGCGCCGATGGGCGTTCCAGGACGTGCTGCTCGTCGCGTCGGACGACGTTCCGGAGCAGGCGCCCGCGATGAGCCTCAGCTTCGCGTGCGTGCTCGGCCAGGTCGACGGCCTCGTCGAGTCCTGCCGCGCGCTGCGTCCGGACTCGGTCGACGGCCCCCGCGACACCCCCTGGAACACCCGCGACATCGAGGTGATCACGCCGGAGAACGCGCGGATCGTCCTCACCGCGGCGAAGCCGTTCGACCCGGCGAGCCAGGAGGCGCGGAACCTCGCGGCCATGGGGATCAACCCGCCGAGCACCACCGACAATGGGGAACATGCCTGA
- a CDS encoding epoxide hydrolase family protein, producing MTVRPFRIDIPQADLDDLRDRLARTRWAPQLPGEGWDRGVPVAYLKELAEYWRTGFDWRAMEARFNEFPQFMTEIDGHDVHFLHVRSADPDAVPLLLTHGWPNSFVEFVELIGHLEDFHVIVPSIPGYGFSAAPRGPGWDAARVGRVWAGLMRRLGYDRYGVEGGDFGAYIAPEVAKTAPDHVLGVYVISGLGFPTDKDVPDMTPDERAHYELMRQWSTGGVDHHAIQRAAPQTFSYGWNDSPVAALAWMMQKYEDFNTLDVPADKAIDRDLILANVSLYWFTESFGTAAWQYYGTSETSESSESPWPVGQDLVPTGLYSGPPGIRRLAERDNTIVHWPEDNPGGHHFIAMERPDAVAADLRKFFALVR from the coding sequence ATGACCGTTCGACCGTTCCGCATCGACATCCCGCAGGCCGACCTGGACGATCTGCGCGATCGGCTCGCGCGCACCCGGTGGGCCCCGCAGCTGCCGGGCGAGGGCTGGGACCGGGGCGTCCCGGTCGCCTACCTCAAGGAGCTGGCCGAGTACTGGCGCACCGGGTTCGACTGGCGCGCGATGGAGGCCCGCTTCAACGAGTTCCCGCAGTTCATGACGGAGATCGACGGGCACGACGTGCACTTCCTGCACGTCCGGTCGGCCGACCCGGACGCCGTCCCGCTGCTCCTCACGCACGGCTGGCCGAACTCGTTCGTCGAGTTCGTTGAACTCATCGGGCACCTCGAGGACTTCCACGTCATCGTCCCGTCCATCCCCGGCTACGGGTTCTCGGCGGCGCCGCGCGGCCCCGGCTGGGACGCGGCGCGCGTCGGCCGCGTGTGGGCCGGGCTCATGCGCCGCCTCGGCTACGACCGGTACGGCGTCGAGGGCGGCGACTTCGGCGCCTACATCGCCCCCGAGGTCGCCAAGACCGCCCCGGACCACGTGCTCGGCGTCTACGTGATCAGCGGGCTCGGCTTCCCCACCGACAAGGACGTCCCGGACATGACGCCCGACGAGCGCGCCCACTACGAGTTGATGCGGCAGTGGTCGACCGGCGGCGTCGACCACCACGCGATCCAGCGCGCCGCGCCGCAGACGTTCTCCTACGGGTGGAACGACTCCCCGGTCGCCGCCCTGGCCTGGATGATGCAGAAGTACGAGGACTTCAACACCCTCGACGTCCCCGCCGACAAGGCCATCGACCGCGACCTCATCCTCGCGAACGTCAGCCTGTACTGGTTCACCGAGTCGTTCGGGACGGCCGCGTGGCAGTACTACGGGACGTCCGAGACGTCCGAGTCGTCCGAGTCGCCGTGGCCCGTAGGGCAGGACCTCGTCCCGACCGGCCTCTACAGCGGCCCTCCCGGCATCCGCCGGCTCGCCGAGCGCGACAACACGATCGTGCACTGGCCGGAGGACAACCCGGGCGGCCACCACTTCATCGCGATGGAACGCCCGGACGCCGTGGCCGCCGACCTGCGGAAGTTCTTCGCGCTCGTCCGCTGA
- a CDS encoding SgcJ/EcaC family oxidoreductase, with translation MNTDIEFVLDIPCVWSYFAFARLRRALDGFRAEGGRAEIVFRPYQLSPEATAAGEPKTEVLRRAFGGDPAEAVAEITAKAAAEGLEFRHDGAVFSNTFEAHRLVRVAAAQGRGEEMVERLFRAHHTDELNIADVDVLKGLAAEIGVEWSDEGADETRRELDRVRRSGVRGVPVLRFGDRPQVSGALSADEFLAALRESATARPAVNAPLDEPDLTHLRRLVTDLEDGFNRKRAALLDRPFAADAVVVVPDGTMVRGWDDLFAYHTARLAGPVADWRTRVTLLDAASPSPGTAVLHLRQETTGPDLAFANHGTAVAVRRDGAWWISALQNTNVA, from the coding sequence ATGAACACCGACATCGAATTCGTGCTCGACATCCCCTGCGTCTGGTCGTACTTCGCGTTCGCCCGGCTCCGCCGCGCGCTGGACGGCTTCCGGGCCGAGGGCGGCCGGGCCGAGATCGTCTTCCGGCCGTACCAGCTGAGCCCCGAAGCGACCGCGGCGGGAGAGCCCAAGACCGAGGTGCTGCGCCGCGCGTTCGGCGGGGACCCCGCCGAGGCCGTCGCCGAGATCACCGCCAAGGCCGCCGCGGAGGGCCTGGAGTTCCGGCACGACGGGGCGGTCTTCTCCAACACCTTCGAGGCGCACCGCCTGGTCCGCGTGGCGGCGGCCCAGGGGCGCGGCGAGGAAATGGTCGAACGGCTCTTCCGCGCCCACCACACCGACGAGCTCAACATCGCCGACGTGGACGTCCTGAAGGGCCTGGCGGCCGAGATCGGCGTCGAGTGGAGCGACGAGGGCGCCGACGAGACGCGCCGCGAACTCGACCGGGTGCGGCGCTCGGGCGTCCGCGGGGTGCCGGTGCTGCGGTTCGGCGACCGCCCGCAGGTCTCGGGCGCCCTCTCGGCGGACGAGTTCCTCGCCGCGCTCCGGGAGAGCGCCACCGCACGTCCCGCGGTCAACGCCCCGCTGGACGAACCGGACCTGACTCACCTGCGCCGGCTCGTCACGGACCTGGAGGACGGCTTCAACCGGAAGCGGGCCGCCCTTCTGGACCGGCCGTTCGCCGCCGACGCCGTCGTGGTCGTCCCGGACGGCACGATGGTCCGCGGCTGGGACGACCTGTTCGCCTACCACACCGCCCGGCTGGCCGGCCCCGTCGCCGACTGGCGGACCCGCGTGACGCTCCTCGACGCCGCGTCCCCGAGCCCCGGTACGGCCGTCCTGCACCTGCGGCAGGAGACGACCGGGCCGGACCTCGCGTTCGCCAACCACGGCACCGCCGTCGCCGTCCGCCGCGACGGCGCCTGGTGGATCAGCGCACTGCAGAACACCAACGTGGCGTGA
- a CDS encoding alpha/beta fold hydrolase produces MVEIRHRYATVQGHRVFYREAGPREAPALALLHGFPTSSRMFRDLIPALADRFRVIAPDHLGFGNSDAPPADAFAYTFDALTDITEALLARLGVTRYAVYVQDYGAPIGWRLALRDPDAITAVITQSGNAYEDGFVPDFWKPLWAYAEDPGPETEPAVRTALSLDAIRWQYLHGVDRPELVDPDTWAADHREVNRPGNDLVQLALFRDYAGNRPLYPQVHAYFRERRVPLLAVWGEGDEIFGPDGARAFARDLPDAEIHVVRGGGHFLLESHLDTVAGYIRGFLTTTGAPA; encoded by the coding sequence ATGGTCGAGATCCGCCACCGCTACGCGACGGTGCAGGGGCACCGCGTCTTCTACCGCGAGGCAGGGCCCCGCGAGGCGCCCGCGCTCGCACTCCTGCACGGGTTCCCCACCAGCTCGCGCATGTTCCGCGACCTCATCCCGGCGCTGGCCGACCGGTTCCGCGTCATCGCCCCCGACCACCTCGGCTTCGGCAACTCCGACGCCCCGCCCGCGGACGCGTTCGCCTACACCTTCGACGCGCTCACCGACATCACCGAGGCCCTGCTGGCCCGGCTCGGCGTGACCCGGTACGCCGTGTACGTCCAGGACTACGGCGCGCCCATCGGCTGGCGGCTGGCCCTGCGCGACCCGGACGCGATCACCGCCGTGATCACGCAGAGCGGCAATGCCTACGAGGACGGCTTCGTACCGGACTTCTGGAAGCCCTTGTGGGCGTACGCCGAAGACCCGGGACCGGAGACCGAACCCGCCGTCCGCACCGCACTCTCGCTCGACGCCATCCGGTGGCAGTACCTGCACGGGGTGGACCGGCCCGAACTGGTCGATCCCGACACCTGGGCCGCCGACCACCGCGAGGTCAACCGGCCGGGCAACGACCTCGTGCAGCTCGCCCTGTTCCGCGACTACGCCGGCAACCGGCCCCTCTACCCGCAGGTGCACGCCTACTTCCGGGAGCGCCGGGTGCCCCTCCTCGCGGTCTGGGGCGAGGGCGACGAGATCTTCGGCCCGGACGGGGCGCGCGCCTTCGCGCGGGACCTGCCGGACGCGGAGATCCACGTGGTTCGCGGTGGCGGGCACTTCCTGCTCGAAAGCCACCTGGACACGGTGGCCGGGTACATCCGCGGGTTCCTGACCACCACCGGAGCACCGGCCTGA
- a CDS encoding helix-turn-helix transcriptional regulator encodes MTDTPGRLLTLLSLLQTPREWPGGELAGRLGVSARTVRRDVDRLRGLGYPIEGTTGPDGGYRLVAGTAMPPLLLDDEEAVAIAVGLRTAAGNAVAGLGDAAARALAKLEQVLPARLRRRVGVLNAATVAMPVAGGPRVDPDVLAVTAAAIANTEPLRFAYTSADGTETRRRVEPYRLVAAGRRWYLLAHDTDRDDWRVFRADRITGPSPTGQRFAPREVPGGDAVAFVTDRMYALAPVHTATVTLRAPAEEVRVGLGAEPGDVTPLDGTSCRLETYADTLPWLAARLLMLGCEFTVHDPPELVEHLRDLGARATRATG; translated from the coding sequence ATGACGGACACTCCCGGACGGCTGCTCACCCTGCTGTCACTGCTCCAGACCCCCCGCGAGTGGCCCGGCGGCGAGCTGGCGGGCCGGCTCGGCGTCAGCGCCCGGACGGTGCGCCGCGACGTCGACCGGCTGCGCGGCCTCGGCTACCCGATCGAGGGCACCACCGGCCCGGACGGCGGCTACCGGCTCGTCGCCGGGACCGCGATGCCGCCGCTGCTGCTGGACGACGAGGAGGCCGTGGCGATCGCGGTCGGCCTGCGGACCGCCGCCGGGAACGCGGTGGCGGGCCTCGGCGACGCGGCGGCACGGGCCCTCGCCAAGCTGGAGCAGGTGCTCCCCGCGCGGCTGCGGCGCCGGGTCGGGGTGCTGAACGCCGCGACCGTCGCGATGCCCGTCGCGGGCGGCCCCCGCGTCGACCCCGACGTCCTCGCGGTGACCGCCGCCGCCATCGCGAACACCGAGCCGCTGCGGTTCGCGTACACGAGCGCGGACGGCACCGAGACGCGGCGCCGCGTCGAGCCGTACCGGCTGGTCGCGGCGGGCCGCCGCTGGTACCTGCTGGCGCACGACACCGACCGGGACGACTGGCGCGTCTTCCGCGCCGACCGCATCACCGGGCCGTCCCCCACCGGGCAGCGGTTCGCGCCCCGCGAGGTTCCCGGCGGGGACGCCGTCGCGTTCGTCACCGACCGGATGTACGCGCTCGCGCCCGTCCACACCGCGACCGTCACGCTGCGGGCCCCCGCCGAGGAGGTCCGGGTGGGGCTCGGCGCCGAACCGGGCGACGTCACGCCGCTCGACGGGACGTCCTGCCGGCTGGAGACCTACGCCGACACCCTGCCGTGGCTGGCCGCGCGGCTCCTCATGCTCGGCTGCGAGTTCACTGTGCACGACCCGCCCGAACTGGTGGAACACCTCCGCGACCTGGGCGCCCGCGCGACCCGCGCCACCGGCTGA